A section of the Acidobacterium capsulatum ATCC 51196 genome encodes:
- a CDS encoding ATP-binding protein: protein MSNTLTRDERVEGLQITAPQRKQTIARTLDFLARTGLTRPDLARRIGYGESTLVQFLNDRYERVGRSDERIRLAINEFLDAHPVLPPTQTMGEIYETANVRVIRDTFERVLRRAVAYVLYGAPGSQKTFALLNQVALFNQQELPKNGHGRRAYYVYAREGIRPRDLLRRVCIACGVPVSGDIDRMFSNIRFEFRTRQVVLIIDEAQHLPLESLEVVRELLDQPPHFSLLLAGSHDLMTTFDRFAGNLEQWNSRILAKVKLPGLLESEARAIIQREVGDLLARVKSSLAEKQVAELIAKATSQDRFDRGKTYINVRTLTNALEQIKAAAAAKEA, encoded by the coding sequence GTGAGTAACACTCTTACGCGCGATGAGCGCGTGGAAGGCCTGCAGATCACCGCTCCCCAGCGGAAGCAGACCATCGCACGAACTCTCGATTTTCTGGCGCGCACCGGGCTCACCCGGCCCGATCTCGCGCGCCGCATCGGATACGGCGAGTCCACGCTCGTGCAATTCCTTAATGACCGCTATGAGCGTGTCGGTCGCAGCGATGAGCGCATCCGTCTTGCCATCAATGAGTTTCTGGACGCTCATCCCGTTCTGCCGCCCACGCAGACCATGGGCGAGATCTACGAGACAGCCAACGTCCGAGTCATCCGCGATACATTCGAGCGCGTTCTGCGCCGCGCGGTCGCCTATGTGCTTTACGGAGCTCCCGGCAGCCAGAAGACTTTTGCGCTTCTCAATCAGGTCGCGCTGTTTAATCAGCAGGAGCTGCCCAAGAACGGCCACGGACGCCGCGCCTATTACGTCTATGCGCGCGAAGGCATCCGGCCGCGCGACCTGCTGCGCCGCGTCTGCATCGCTTGCGGGGTCCCGGTCAGCGGCGACATCGACCGGATGTTTAGCAACATCCGTTTTGAATTTCGGACCCGGCAAGTCGTCCTCATCATCGACGAGGCGCAGCACCTTCCGCTCGAGTCGCTTGAGGTCGTGCGCGAGCTGCTCGACCAGCCGCCGCACTTCTCCCTGCTGCTGGCCGGCAGCCACGATCTCATGACCACCTTTGATCGCTTCGCCGGGAACCTCGAGCAATGGAACTCAAGGATCCTCGCCAAGGTCAAGCTGCCGGGGCTGCTGGAGTCCGAGGCCCGCGCCATCATCCAGCGCGAAGTCGGCGATCTGCTCGCCCGCGTCAAGTCGTCGCTCGCTGAAAAGCAGGTTGCCGAGCTGATCGCCAAGGCGACCTCGCAGGACCGCTTTGATCGCGGCAAGACCTACATCAACGTGCGCACGCTGACCAACGCGCTTGAACAGATCAAGGCGGCCGCCGCCGCTAAGGAGGCATGA